The proteins below come from a single Chelmon rostratus isolate fCheRos1 chromosome 12, fCheRos1.pri, whole genome shotgun sequence genomic window:
- the ackr4a gene encoding atypical chemokine receptor 4, with translation MIMDVPEEDEYYYHENISFNFSYDDYPTLCEKSDVRSFAALFLPIMYTACLVVGLAGNALVVAVYAYHKRLKTMTDTFLTHLAVSDLLLLFTLPFWAADVARGWELGRLLCKIVSACYTVNFTCCMLLLACISLDRYFALARGQGEDQRGRLQRIFTRRHCWKVCSVVWATAFVLGLPDLVLSEVRWVSNRNACLTIYPPSLGGGGKAALEMAEVLLGFLLPLLVMVICYWSVGRALKGLPAENRGKKWKAIRVLLIVVGVFVVTQLPYNVLKVYRAMDLVYTLVTHCGTSKVLDQVAQVSETLALTHCCLNPILYAFMGSTFRQHMMKVAKKFGERRRRRRRRRENPTEEEGMDMSFNSHSSSQETNTFSI, from the coding sequence ATGATCATGGACGTCCCAGAGGAAGACGAATATTACTACCATGAAAACATCAGCTTCAACTTCAGTTACGATGACTACCCCACCCTCTGCGAGAAGAGTGACGTCCGTTCCTTCGCAGCCCTCTTCCTGCCTATCATGTATACTGCGTGTCTGGTGGTGGGCCTGGCGGGAAACGCCTTAGTCGTGGCCGTCTACGCCTACCACAAACGCCTCAAGACCATGACGGACACCTTCCTGACCCACCTGGCTGTATCCGACCTGCTCCTGCTCTTCACGCTGCCTTTCTGGGCCGCTGACGTGGCGAGGGGCTGGGAGCTGGGGCGGCTGCTCTGCAAGATCGTGTCGGCCTGCTACACGGTCAACTTCAcctgctgcatgctgctgctggcctgcaTCAGCCTGGATCGTTACTTCGCGTTGGCCAGGGGGCAAGGTGAAGACCAACGAGGGCGGCTGCAGAGGATATTCACAAGGAGACACTGCTGGAAGGTGTGTTCAGTCGTTTGGGCGACGGCTTTCGTCCTGGGTCTTCCTGATCTAGTACTCTCAGAGGTGAGATGGGTGTCTAACAGGAACGCCTGTCTGACTATCTACCCTCCATCATTGGGTGGAGGGGGGAAAGCTGCCCTGGAGATGGCAGAAGTGCTGCTGGGattcctgcttcctctcctggTTATGGTGATCTGTTACTGGAGCGTGGGCCGGGCATTAAAGGGCCTCCCTGCTGAGAACAGAGGCAAGAAGTGGAAGGCCATACGAGTTCTTCTGATAGTAGTCGGGGTGTTTGTGGTCACTCAGCTGCCTTACAACGTGCTGAAGGTCTATCGAGCGATGGACTTGGTCTACACCTTAGTGACCCACTGCGGGACGAGTAAAGTGCTGGACCAGGTGGCTCAGGTGAGTGAGACCCTGGCCCTCACTCACTGCTGCCTCAACCCGATCCTCTACGCCTTCATGGGCTCTACCTTCAGGCAGCACATGATGAAAGTGGCCAAGAAGTTtggcgagaggaggaggaggaggaggagaaggagggaaaatccgacagaggaggaagggatggacatgtcatttaactcccacAGTTCTTCCcaagagacaaacacattcTCCATATGA
- the e2f5 gene encoding transcription factor E2F5 isoform X1, whose protein sequence is MEFETTETARSTPSRHEKSLGLLTMKFVSLLQEAKDGVLDLKVAADSLAVKQKRRIYDITNVLEGVGLIEKKNKNIIQWRGENSGSQTQEVVEQVKVLKAQISELEAQEKELDNQKAWLEEDIKHLSHNPISSTYRFVTHEDICNAFSGDTLLAVVAPAGTQLEVPLPEMGQSGQKKYQVNLRSHLAPIQVMLINRDTDSTIPVVFSVPPTDDICPMPTPPNTPASLQRFPLSTSVYSTSNTTSSYCSQDSFCSDQQVVLPGHDGLLTPSSTPPEVQMECHSQEAAVVEQQQMDLVGSEFQSVLDVNSLLKLSAAGDQMRDDREEGAVDLIDELMSTDGIDYSFNLDDNEGVCDLFDVRILNY, encoded by the exons ATGGAGTTCGAGACGACGGAAACAGCTCGCTCGACACCGAGTCGCCATGAGAAAAGTTTGGGGCTCCTCACGATGAAGTTTGTCAGTTTGCTTCAAGAAGCTAAGGATGGCGTCCTTGATTTGAAAGTG GCTGCTGACAGCTTGGCAGtaaagcagaagaggaggataTACGACATCACCAATGTATTGGAAGGAGTGGGGTTGAtcgagaagaaaaacaagaacataaTCCAGTGGAG GGGGGAAAACTCAGGCAGCCAAactcaggaggtggtggagcagGTGAAAGTTTTGAAGGCCCAAATCTCTGAGCTGGAGGCCCAAGAGAAGGAGCTGGACAACCAGAAGGCATGGCTAGAGGAGGACATCAAACACCTTAGCCACAATCCCATCAGCAGCAC TTATAGATTTGTGACACATGAAGACATTTGCAATGCCTTCAGTGGAGACACTCTTCTTGCTGTAGTGGCTCCTGCTGGGACGCAGCTGGAGGTACCGCTACCTGAAATG GGCCAGAGTGGTCAGAAGAAGTACCAGGTGAACCTACGCAGCCACTTGGCTCCCATCCAGGTCATGCTTATCAACAGGGACACAGACTCCACAATACCTGTGGTGTTCTCTGTGCCACCCACTGACGACATCTGTCCAATGCCAACTCCACCCAACACCCCCGCCAGCCTGCAGAGGTTCCCTCTCTCAACATCTGTGTACTCCACCTCCAACACTACCTCCTCCTACTGCAGTCAGGACTCTTTCTGCTCAgaccagcaggtggtgctgcCAGGACATGATGGCCTACTGACGCCATCATCCACCCCTCCTGAGGTACAGATGG AGTGTCACAGTCAggaagcagcagtggtggagcagcagcagatggacCTGGTGGGCTCAGAGTTCCAGTCTGTACTGGACGTGAACAGCCTGCTGAAGCTCAGTGCTGCTGGAGACCAGATGAGGGATGACAGGGAGG AAGGAGCTGTTGACCTGATTGATGAACTAATGTCTACTGACG GTATCGACTACAGCTTCAACCTGGACGACAACGAGGGAGTTTGTGACCTGTTTGATGTGCGGATCCTCAATTACTGA
- the e2f5 gene encoding transcription factor E2F5 isoform X2: MEFETTETARSTPSRHEKSLGLLTMKFVSLLQEAKDGVLDLKVAADSLAVKQKRRIYDITNVLEGVGLIEKKNKNIIQWRGENSGSQTQEVVEQVKVLKAQISELEAQEKELDNQKAWLEEDIKHLSHNPISSTYRFVTHEDICNAFSGDTLLAVVAPAGTQLEVPLPEMGQSGQKKYQVNLRSHLAPIQVMLINRDTDSTIPVVFSVPPTDDICPMPTPPNTPASLQRFPLSTSVYSTSNTTSSYCSQDSFCSDQQVVLPGHDGLLTPSSTPPEVQMEGAVDLIDELMSTDGIDYSFNLDDNEGVCDLFDVRILNY, from the exons ATGGAGTTCGAGACGACGGAAACAGCTCGCTCGACACCGAGTCGCCATGAGAAAAGTTTGGGGCTCCTCACGATGAAGTTTGTCAGTTTGCTTCAAGAAGCTAAGGATGGCGTCCTTGATTTGAAAGTG GCTGCTGACAGCTTGGCAGtaaagcagaagaggaggataTACGACATCACCAATGTATTGGAAGGAGTGGGGTTGAtcgagaagaaaaacaagaacataaTCCAGTGGAG GGGGGAAAACTCAGGCAGCCAAactcaggaggtggtggagcagGTGAAAGTTTTGAAGGCCCAAATCTCTGAGCTGGAGGCCCAAGAGAAGGAGCTGGACAACCAGAAGGCATGGCTAGAGGAGGACATCAAACACCTTAGCCACAATCCCATCAGCAGCAC TTATAGATTTGTGACACATGAAGACATTTGCAATGCCTTCAGTGGAGACACTCTTCTTGCTGTAGTGGCTCCTGCTGGGACGCAGCTGGAGGTACCGCTACCTGAAATG GGCCAGAGTGGTCAGAAGAAGTACCAGGTGAACCTACGCAGCCACTTGGCTCCCATCCAGGTCATGCTTATCAACAGGGACACAGACTCCACAATACCTGTGGTGTTCTCTGTGCCACCCACTGACGACATCTGTCCAATGCCAACTCCACCCAACACCCCCGCCAGCCTGCAGAGGTTCCCTCTCTCAACATCTGTGTACTCCACCTCCAACACTACCTCCTCCTACTGCAGTCAGGACTCTTTCTGCTCAgaccagcaggtggtgctgcCAGGACATGATGGCCTACTGACGCCATCATCCACCCCTCCTGAGGTACAGATGG AAGGAGCTGTTGACCTGATTGATGAACTAATGTCTACTGACG GTATCGACTACAGCTTCAACCTGGACGACAACGAGGGAGTTTGTGACCTGTTTGATGTGCGGATCCTCAATTACTGA
- the lrrcc1 gene encoding leucine-rich repeat and coiled-coil domain-containing protein 1 produces MGDKDLSLIDKKITSLLDVPLSPTVTSLNLHCNHIPRIEGLTSAWHLRHLDLSSNCISKIEGLSSLTSLRTLNLSCNLITKVEGLNGLVNLTRLNLSYNQIKNLTGLLYLHGLEYKLKQISLHSNHLDSIDHLLQCLLGLQGLSEVTLSLDGRDNPVCRSPGYREIVMQSLPQISVLDGLDQLGNPSHLGLVSPCDIPGLEDYVDLLLSSDTSHNEAVRGDAPLTTPRIDEVLTQFRQRIASEAITDPVPQPDGQSFQPVCSAVADPADPVNEERIRKLEHQVSQLIQKAPAGDKSRSSALSAVTVRKAKRDTDRTSESECDSGKENRRRSRIPKHSNSTTSRTTPKETRGRRSDSDQENHKQRSSKSAAGPRRKAGGAGGIDAAGPARRAPLRAAKASGDMKTRSTEEEETYRTIVEERDQERERRWKAEQAVRKLTEDLKCLQTKVSEEKDLQSMALHTTDRLKELLLNERSGCSELQTRVEELEGRCQSLTQQLEQARSSEEQHKTALHRLEESISHGEALRARQQAEEMKRHQELENKAAALKRELDIQRASVHQHKDKLQQLHELLASREQEHRKQLDLRLQPGGADFREAVAKEVASVEQRHAHREVEVQEKLAEGRKQYAALEDEFRMALTIEAARFSEVKEACDQMTAELLELKATLVQSQQREKKSGSLVQELTAMVKEQKNRISTLMKAKRDAVTDLKCRLHSMEAEVEQDRRLSLQLELLKKDKARLLSQLTAQESVIDGLRAERRIWGQELAQQGVSLAQDRGRLEARIEVLGAELETQKKQNERDYDALKIKAKIIDDQTETIRKLKEALQERDDQIRRLREEAVQVQKRLQQQHEEETARQAELSERLEHLSLRKEELKQQLEDKEAELEEVKRVYSDSSKKWQEKADLLTRLESQVKRMKENFDSKERLLLEERDKTAEAHKAAVDRLHCVDDAFRRQLESAQAAHQAELFRLANEKQKQIEQANQKVFEVEEEMRQLLEETETNKRIMEEKMKRLTSVLKDF; encoded by the exons ATGGGAGACAAGGACCTGAGTCTTATTGACAAGAAGATAACAAG TTTGCTAGATGTCCCCCTGAGTCCGACTGTAACATCACTCAATCTACACTGCAATCACATCCCAAGGATCGAGGGCCTGACCTCAGCTTGGCACCTGCGGCACTTAGACCTTTCCTCCAATTGCATTTCTAAGATTGAGGGTCTAAGTTCCCTCACTTCCCTGAGGACTTTAAATTTATCCTGTAACTTAATCACCAAGGTTGAAG GACTGAATGGCCTCGTGAACCTAACAAGATTAAACTTGTCCTACAATCAGATAAAAAACCTCACCG GCTTGTTGTATCTTCATGGCCTGGAATACAAGCTGAAGCAAATCAGTCTCCATAGCAACCACCTGGACAGCATTGATCATCTCCTGCAGTGCCTGCTGGGATTGCAAGGTTTAAGTGAGGTCACTTTGAGTCTGGATGGCAGGGACAATCCAGTGTGCAGGTCACCAG GTTACAGGGAAATTGTTATGCAGTCCTTGCCACAGATCTCTGTTCTGGATGGCCTGGACCAGCTGGGAAATCCATCACATCTAGGTCTAGTCAGTCCCTGTGATATCCCTGGTCTGGAGGACTATGTGGACCTCCTGCTATCCTCGGATACTAGTCACAATGAAGCG GTTAGAGGGGATGCCCCCCTCACCACACCCCGCATCGATGAGGTGCTGACCCAGTTTCGTCAGCGGATTGCCTCCGAAGCAATCACAGATCCAGTCCCACAGCCTGATGGCCAGAGCTTCCAGCCGGTTTGTTCCGCTGTGGCTGATCCAGCAGACCCTGTTAATGAGGAACGTATCAGGAAACTGGAGCACCAGGTGTCCCAGCTCATCCAGAAG GCCCCTGCAGGTGACAAATCCCGCAGCTCTGCTCTTTCTGCGGTGACGGTACGGAAAGCCAAGAGGGACACAGATCGCACGTCAGAGAGTGAGTGTGACAGCGGGAAGGAAAACAGGAGGCGCAGCAGGATCCCCAAACATAGTAACAGCACCACATCAAGGACGACACCGAAGGAGACCAGGGGCCGGAGATCAGACAG CGATCAAGAGAATCATAAACAGAGGAGTTCAAAGTCTGCTGCGGGGCCCAGGAGGAAGGCTGGTGGCGCAGGGGGTATAGATGCAGCAGGGCCAGCAAGGAGGGCACCTTTGAGAGCTGCTAAGGCCTCAGGCGACATGAAAACCCGatccactgaggaagaggaaacctACAGG ACTATTGTGGAAGAGCGTGACCAGGAAAGAGAGAGGCGATGGAAGGCTGAGCAGGCTGTGAGGAAACTAACAGAGGATCTGAAGTGCCTCCAGACAAAGGTCAGCGAGGAAAAAGATCTTCAGAGCATGGCCCTGCACACCACTGACCG ACTGAAAGAATTGCTGCTAAATGAGCGATCGGGATGTTCTGAACTGCAGACTCGTGTTGAGGAGCTGGAGGGGAGGTGTCAGTCCCTAacgcagcagctggagcaggcCCGCAGCagtgaagaacaacacaagacTGCACTGCATAGACTGGAGGAAAGCATCTCCCATGGAGAAGCACTCAGGGCTCGCCAGCAGGCTGAGGAG ATGAAGCGACACCAGGAGCTGGAGAACAaggcagcagctctgaagaGAGAGTTGGACATCCAGAGAGCCTCGGTGCATCAGCAtaaagacaaactgcagcagctgcatgaaCTGCTCGCATCCAGGGAGCAAGAGCACAG aaaacagCTGGACTTGCGCTTGCAGCCCGGCGGGGCAGATTTCCGCGAGGCAGTGGCGAAAGAAGTTGCATCAGTGGAGCAGAGACACGCCCacagggaggtggaggtgcaggagAAACTGGCGGAGGGCAGGAAACAGTACGCTGCTCTGGAGGACGAGTTTCGCATGGCACTAACCATCGAGGCTGCTCGCTTCTCTGAG GTGAAGGAGGCTTGTGATCAGATGACTGCAGAGCTGTTGGAGCTCAAGGCGACCCTCGTCCAGTcccagcagagggagaagaaatCAGGCTCTCTGGTGCAGGAGCTCACAGCCATGGTCAAAGAACAGAAGAACCGCATCTCCACACTCATGAAAGCCAAGAGAGATGCTGTCACTGATCTAAAG TGCCGTCTGCACTCCATGGAAGCAGAGGTGGAGCAGGACCGACGTCTCAGCCTGCAGCTCGAGTTGCTCAAGAAAGACAAGGCGCGACTGTTGTCTCAGCTCACAGCTCAGGAGTCGGTGATAGACGGCCtcagggcagagaggaggatcTGGGGCCAGGAGCTCGCTCAGCAAG GGGTGTCCTTGGCTCAGGATCGTGGACGCCTAGAGGCCAGGATAGAAGTGTTGGGTGCTGAGCTGGAGACTCAGAAGAAGCAGAATGAGAGGGACTATGATGCCCTGAAAATCAAAGCCAAAATCATTGATGACCAGACAGAGACCATCCGCAAACTCAAAGAG GCCTTACAGGAACGTGATGATCAGATCCGCAGGCTGCGTGAGGAGGCAGTCCAGGTCCAGAAgaggctccagcagcagcatgaggaggaaacagctcGGCAGGCTGAGCTGAGCGAGCGGCTGGAGCATCTGAGCCTGCGCAAAGAGGAGttgaaacagcagctggaagacaaggaggcagagctggaggaggtcaAAAGAGTTTACAG TGATTCTAGTAAGAAGTGGCAGGAGAAGGCAGACCTGCTCACCCGGCTGGAGAGCCAGGTGAAGCGCATGAAGGAGAACTTTGACTCCAAGGAACGTTTGCTGCTGGaagaaagagataaaacagCAGAAGCTCATAA agctgcagtagACAGGTTACACTGTGTGGATGATGCATTTCGTCGACAGCTAGAGTCTGCCCAGGCTGCACATCAAGCTGAGCTGTTTCGACTGgcaaatgaaaagcagaagCAGATTGAACAGGCCAATCAGAAG GTATttgaagtggaggaggagatgcgTCAACTcctggaggagacagaaacTAATAAGAGAATcatggaggagaaaatgaaacgTCTCACAAGTGTACTAAAAGACTTTTAA